The genome window TCTGAACAACATTGTTGAGCCGGCCTCCATGCCGATCGCTGCGATTGTTCGTGATACAGCTGGATTCACCAGCACAGAAGGGAAAACCATCAGCCCGGTTATCAGCCTGGATCCGTGTCCGGCTAACGATGCGATGGATATGGGCGCTTCGGTAACGGCCGATGGTTTCTTCGAAACTGCTAATTATGCCGGCGGGTTTGCTCCGAACTATAACTGGCTGCTGGGATGGTCTGCTGCTGATCAGTACGGCTTTATCGATGGAACAAGCCATGCTGCGCCGGCTGCTTCCATCAGCAAGGGCGGTGTATCGATCACCTTCCAGAGTCAGGATTCGGTTGTCTACAAACTGCAGAGCTCTTCAGAAGCCAGCTTCACCACTCCGGTTGATGTTGCTGAATTCGCCGGTGACGGAACTCTTATGACGTATGTCGATGCTGCCCTGGATCCGGTCAAATTCTATCGCGTCGTCTTCAAATAAGATGCGCAGATATTGAATTGGAACGCTGGTGGCAGGGAACCCTGCCGCCGGCCTTTTTAAAACTTTTTACATTAGGATATGAAGATGAAGCGGTTAGTGACAGGTTCGGTTTTAATTTTGATAGTGGCGGTTGTCTCTGCATGTGATTCCGTTTCGAAAAGTGGGCAGGGGCTTGCTGAGAGAATCCAGGCCGATGTTGCTGATCAGCGCGTACAGGATTTTCAGTTGAAACTGCTGAACCTTGCATTCAATGGCGTTTCTGAAATGCCTTTGAGACCTCATATCAAAAACCGTTCCCGTGCGCAGTTGAATATTGTAGAGGCCTGCATCGAACTGGGACAGCCTGGTCTCGCTCAGTCATATCTTGACCAGATCGCCAACTGGAGACGCTGGATGGGAACTGCGGATCTTGCTTTCTATCTGGCAGAAAACGGCTACGGAAACCTCTCTCGACAACTTGCCGGAACAGTACAGCCTGCGTTGCAGGCTGCCGAGGACATCCGCAGAGGGCGAACTGTTGCTGCAACTCCGAATGCTCTGGTTGATACTCTGGAAGACTGGCGTTATCAGGCGGTGCTTTCCCGGATTGCCGAAGTTCATCTTCTGAATGGAACGGTCGAATCCATTGAGGTTGATGAAGAAAAATACGGGGAAATTAATGCGTCGGTTTTAGGGATGGGGATGCTTTCCGATACGAAGGATGCATTTGACAGTACCTTGAACTCCTTGCGAGCAGTTGCTGAAGATCCCAATTTTGAAATTGTACATTTAGGATTGGTCCAGATGGCTGAGCTGGTCGGTGAAAATTATGACCAGATATCTCTGTCTGAATTTGTGGAGGAAAATGTGTCTTCGAAGCTTAATCGACAGATGCCGGTCTTTCTTCGCATGGATATTCTGCTTCAGTTTGCGAATGCCGCGTTAAAAAACAGTGATACGAACGCTGCATTGTCTTTATTGGATCAGGTGGAGGAAATGGCTGAAACTCTCAAATCATCTCCACGTGTTTATATTCCTGAAAAAGCAAGGCTGGTTCAGGTGAAATACTTTGCAGGAGAACTCGGCGGTGCGGAGGACGGACTGCAGTCCATGATTTCTGTTTTTAATGAAAAACGCGATTTAATCGTCAATATCGAGCGTGCCGATCTGCTCTGCAGAATTGCAGAGACCGCCTTTAGCCTGGGGCACCATCACCAGGCATTGACGTTTTACAGACAGGCTGTTGCTGAGGGACAGGTAAATCCAAACTCAAGACCGCAGGCTGAAGACCTGGAGCGAATCTGCCGCTCGATGGCGCTGCATGCGATTGAGCCGACGGCAGATCTGTGGAGTGCTTTGAAGCTCATGAGAGACGGATTGGGCGCCCCATGGTGATATCGCGCTTATATTCGAAATTGTAATTTCTAAACTCGAAACAAACCCGAATGAATAAATTTCAAATAACCTGGGTGGCCGTTTGTGCCGTTTTTCTGATGATAAGCTCTGCCGTCGCGCAGTCTTCCGGCGGTATCCGCGGTATCGTTTATGATGAAGATTTTGAGTCTCCGCTTGCCAAAGCTGAAGTGACGGTTGCTGAAACCGGCCGGAACGTTGCAGCGACTGAAGAGGGTAACTACGTCATCAGCGGCCTGGAGCCGGGTCCTTACACGCTGATTGTTTCTAAAGAAGGATATACCCGCAAGGTGTTTGCCAATGTGGTGGTGCCGGCCGGATGTATGGTCGATCAGGACGCTTCTCTGTCCGGAGAATTCACCGATATGGAGGAGTTCGTGGTTCAGGATTTGAATATGGGCGGTGCCTCGGAGGAAGGATTGCTGAATCTGCGAATGGAAGCGCCGGCACTGATGGATGCGGTCGGCTCAGACCTGATGAGCCAAGCCGGAGCCAGTGATGCCGCTCAGGCTCTGACATTGGTTCCCGGGACGACCATTCAGGACGGAAAGTATGCCGTGGTGCGCGGGTTGCCCGATCGTTATGTGAGTTCCCAGATGAACGGAGTGCGTCTGCCTTCGGCAGACCCGGATAAGCGAGCTGTTCAGCTTGACCAGTTCCCTTCCGCGATGATTGAAAGTGTTCAGGTTGCCAAAACTTTCACCCCGGATCAGCAGGGTGACGCATCCGGGGGGGCGGTTAATATTATTCTAAAGGGTATCCCCGAAAAACGCGTTCTTGAATTCAGGGTTGGAACAAAATACAAGACGAATGTTGGCGATGCCGGCGATCAGTTTCTGAAGGACAAAGGAACTTCCATCAGCGCATGGGGCCATGATGCGGGCAGTATTCAGCCTCAGGATATAAATGCTCAATGGACGGGGGCGCTCGGAGTTTCCCGAGGCGACAGTCCGTCAATGTATGACTGGTCCGTCACGGCTGGAGACAAATTTCAGATTGGACCGGATCTGAGGGTGGGGTTTATTGGATCGGTTTTTTATAAAAAAGAGGCTTCTTATTATGAAGGACGCGATGATGAATACTGGCTGGATCGGAATTATAATCGATCCACCCTTGTCCCGTATTTCAGCGGAGGCGGCGCCTATATGGATTACCGGGGAGAGGTTGTTCCAAACTGGCGCTCCGAAGGAAATACATCGCTGTTCGATATCCAGAAGGGAACAGAAGAACTGCAATGGGGAACACTCGGTGCAGTCGGTGCAGAGACGGAGAATCATGAGCTGACGCTCCTTTATTCCTATAACTTTTCTGCAGAGAACACAGCTCAGTTGGATGAAGACACCCGAGGGAAGTATTATTACTTTCCGGATTATGATCCGAAAGACCCAACGTCACCAGGAGGAGCAGATTCCGACTGGCCCCGACCCGGACGTGATTATTCTCAATTTGCACCTTTTCGCAGAACAGAGGGGCTCGAATATAAGGAGCGAATCGCCAGCAGTCTGCAGTTGCGAGGTAAACACACCTTGCCGTCGGGAGATTATCGTCTCGGTTCTGTCCTGACCATCAAAGAGCCAGAGTTTGATTGGACTGTTGCTAAAAGTAAATCAATCATTGATACGCCGGATCGACGAACGCTTTCAACCTATTGGCTGGTCGATGAAAACGGAGATCCGTCCCATAAGGTAGAATCAGGTGAGGGCGGTATTGCTGAGCTTCAGAGAAACTGGCGAAAAGTCGAGGAGGTCAGTGATCAGTATTTCTATAATATGAAACTGCCTTTCGAGGCCTGGAACGGTGACGACGGCTTCTTAAAGGTCGGGGCTTTTAATGATCAGGTCGACCGCAAGTATGATGAAAACACATATTATACAACTCAGACTCTGAGCTATGATGCGGACTGGGATGTGCTGTGGAATGAGCATTACTCCTCTCTCTCTCTGGATATGGAGGACTATCCGCTGGATGTAAATTATGACGGAAAACAGAATGTTTCCGCCTGGTACTACATGGCTGAGATTCCAGTCTTTTCTTTCTTTAAACTGATGGGGGGCGCGCGGTTTGAAAAAACAGATATTTCAACGACCATGCGCGATGTGGATCCGGATGCGAAGCTTTACATTCCCAAATATAATTACAGTTCTGTGAATTTTGCTGGGAATGAAGGCGATGCAAATGCATCGGTTAAGCAGAATGATGTACTTCCCGCGCTTGGGTTTGAGTTTACTCCTCATGAAAAAATTACGGTTCGCGGATCATATACCGAAACCATTGCCCGGATGACCTTTAAAGAGCTGGCTCCCATTCAACAGGTTGAGGAAATCGGCGATGATATTTTTGTCGGGAATCCTGATCTGGGGTTGAGTTCGCTGAAAAACTATGACCTGCGCTTTGATTATAACCCTTATCCGGGGGGATTAATTTCTCTTTCGTGGTTCTATAAAAAAATCAAAGATCCGATTGATTATCGGCAGCAGTTGCTGGCTGGATCTATATTGGCGACAACTGCGGACAACTATTCAGAAGGTCAGATTAACGGGTATGAAATTGAAGTTCGACAGTCAATGGGTGAGTGGTGGGATCTTTTAGACGGTTTGAGTGTCGGTGGAAATTTAACCTATATCCAATCTGAACTGGATGCGTCCGGAAAGGAAATAAAGGATCTATTCGATGCCGGACTCGCCGATGTCGTGGCGGCGGAATACGACGGAACGATCCGCGATATGATGGGCACTCCGGAGTATCTGTATAACCTGAATGCAACCTACACGGTTCCAAAGTTTGGAACAGAACTTGGACTTTTCTACACGGTAAAAGGTGATGCTCTGAAGACCGCCGGAACTCAGGACGGCGGATATTATTTTCCTCATGTGTATGAAAAGGAATACGCCACACTTAATTTTTCGTTGTCCCAGAAGTTATGGGAGCGCTGGAAACTTGGCTTTAAAGTTAAAAATCTGCTGAACCCGGAAGTCCAGGACGTTTACCGCTCAAAATATACCGGGCAGGACATGGTCAAAAACTCTTATAAAAAAGGAGTGGAGTTTTCGATCAGTCTTGGTTGCGAGTTTTAACAAAGCGCTCATGCGACTCTAACGGTTACATGGTTTATTAACGCGAATTGCAAGCAGATGAGGAAATTATGAGGAAGAGGAAGTTATTGATTGTCGGCTGTTCGTTATTCGGGGCGGCGCTGCTCTGTAATGCTGCTGAGACTGATGCCGGCGATGTCGACAGTGTTCGTGCGGCACTTGAGAAATGGGTGGAAAGTCGCAAGGTCATTTCGCAGGAGCAGCGCGAATGGGCTCTTGGACAAGAGATGCTCAATGAGCGCATTGAGCTGGTTCAGCAGGAAATCGATTCGTTGAAAGAAAAAATTTCCGATGCAGAAAAAAGCATCAGCGAAGCCGATAAAAAACGTGACGGCCTCGTTGAGGAAAACGAAGAACTGAAAAAGGCATCAGTGGTTCTTGGCGAAACGATTATGACACTGGAGCAGACTGCCGTGAAGCTGCTTGGGAAACTGCCGGATCCGATTCGTGAGCGTGTGATGCCGCTCAGTCAGCGCATTCCTGAAGACGTCAAAGAACCCAAACTGTCTCTGGCTGAGCGTTTTCAGAACATTATTGGAGTTCTGAACGAAGTGAATAAGTTCAGTCGTGAAATCACAGTAACCAGCGAAGTCCGTTCCCTGCCGGACGGATCTTCTGCGGAAGTAACTGTCATGTATCTCGGAATCGGCCAGGCATATTACGCCAGTGCTGACGGCACGTTTTCTGGAACCGGCACCTCCTCTTCGGATGGATGGATCTGGGCTGAAGACAACAGTATTGCCGCTGATATTTTGCAGGCCATCGCTATTTTAAAGAACGAGCAGATTGCCTCTTTTGTGCAGCTGCCTGTTGAAGTTAAGTAACCGAAAAAGTAACAGTCATGAAAATCAGAAAATATTTCGTTCTTCTCCTTCTTCTTGCGGGAGCCCTGTTTGTGCAGGCGCAGGAGCCGGTCAAAGAAGTCGGGGCGCCATTGGTGTCGAACCAGCCGGTTGAGTATGCCGTGGAAGCCGGTGACACGCTGATGGGCGTTTCCCGCAAAGCGTATGGCGATTCCGATGGGTGGCGGGCCATTTATGCCGCCAATGAAGGGCGGATTAAAGCCGGGGGCGGACTCAAAGAGGGCATGGTGATTACCCTTCCGGTCAACAGCGCCGATCCCGACACAGTGTCGTTTCCTGATCCCGACCCGCTGCCGAGTGAAGGCACCTTTGAGCGGGCCGACCTGTCGGTTCAGAAAAAACTCGAAGCGAGCCTCTCCGAACTGACCGCGCTGCGCGAAAAGATCGTAATGGAGAAAATTCCGCTCAGCCGCAGCCTGCGCGATCTGGAAGACGAGCTGCTGGCGGTTCGCCGCGACTATCAGCAGACCACCCGCACACTCGACAGTCGTACGCTGGACCTGACCAACCTGCGCTCGGAAATCAAATCCCGCGAACAGGAAAAGAGCTATCTGGCCAATCTGCTGAGCGAATACATCCGCAACTTTGAATCCCGTCTGCACATCACGGAACTTAACCGCTACAACGATGTGCTGGAATCGGCTAAGCTGGCTCCGCAAAACAGCAACCTGTCCGATCTGGAAATCTACCAGGCTCAGGCAGCTCTGGTTGCTGCTTCCCTTGAGCGGCTCGAGAAAGGACTCGGCGGCGACCGCTTTGCCGGAACCGCGGTTGGTCCGGGTGGATTGGTCAAGGAAGGAACTTTTGTTTTGGTTGGCCCCGCGGCCGTTTTCCGTTCGAATGATGGCGAGGTGATTGGCTCAGCCGAACAGCGCCTCGGTTCGTTGGAACCGACGGTGATTGCCTATGAAGACGCCGTCGATAAAAGCGCGGCCGGTAAACTGGCGGCAAACGGCTTCGGCCGCTTTCCGCTCGACCCCACCCTTGGAAACGCACATAAGATGGAATCCACCAGGCAGACACTTTGGGAGCATATCAGCAAGGGTGGTTTGACGATGATTCCAATCCTTGGGCTCGCTGCCGCCGCTCTGGCTGTCGCCCTCTTTAAATGGATTCAGCTGTCCCGTATGCGCTCGCCAAATGATGAACAGATCGGCGTTATCCTCCAGGCTGTATCGGAACACGACACATTCACCGCATCAGAAGTCGCCGGATCCATTAACGGTCCTGCCGGTGACATGCTGGAGTCCGGTATCGAACACATCCAGGAGCCGCGCGATTTGGTGGAAGAGGTGATGTTCGAAAAAGTTCTGGCTGCCAAGCTCAAGCTGGAAAGCTGGCTTCCGTTTGTGGCCATCAGTGCGTCGTCCGCACCGCTGCTCGGGCTGCTCGGAACGGTGACCGGAATTATCAACACCTTCAAGCTGATCACCGTGTTCGGCTCCGGCGATGTGAAATCCCTGTCCGGCGGAATTTCCGAAGCACTAATTACCACCGAGTTTGGTCTGATTGTGGCGATTCCGTCATTGCTTCTGCACGCCTTCCTGTCCCGCAAAGCGCGCGGCCTGATTGACCAGATGGAGAAGTCTGCGGTTTCACTGATGAATCAGATCGGAAAAACCCCATATCACAAAACGGACCAAGCTGCGTAAGTCATGAGCAATCTGTTCCAGCAAACTGTTGAGATCTGGCTGTCCGGTGGGTGGGCGATGGTGGCGCTGACCATCAACGCGCTGATCCTGTTCGGTCTCGGCGTTCATATTCATCTGAAGCTGAACGAAAAGGGGTTCCTGTTCGTCCCGGAGAAAACCTGGCGGCGCTGGATCTCGCACCCGGAAGAGCGCACGGGACCGATCGGCAAGCTGTTGGATTTTGTAACTGGCGGCGAAAGTCTGAAACAGACCTCTACCTGTTTTGAGTCACTTCGGTCTACCGAGATTGTGCCGTTTGAGCGCGACCTGCGCGTAATGAAAATCTGCGTCAGCTCCGCGCCGCTGCTCGGGCTGCTCGGAACAGTGACCGGGATGCTTGCTACTTTCGGCGCACTGGCGTCCGGTTCCGGTGGCGACAAAACCATGGGCATGATCGCCGATGGGATTTCCGAAGCGCTGATCACGACCGAGACCGGCCTGATCATCGCTCTGCCGGGACTCTTCTTTCAGTATCAGCTCACCCGTGGTCATGAGCGCTATAAAGCGTTTCTTTCGCATCTGGAAACAGTCTGCACGCAGATTCAGTACCGCAAACAGCAGACGAAGCAGGCTGCGTAGCCGCACTTTTAATGGAGTAAAACATCATGGGACGTTTTCGTAATTTAGGAAACAGCGAAGGAGAGGCTCCGGCTGTGGATATGGGTCCGCTGATGGACTGTGTGTTTATCCTGCTCATCTTTTTTATTGTGACCACCACTTTCGTGGAGGAAACCGGCGTGGAGGTTGATAAGCCGCAGGCGGCTTCTGCTGTGCAGCTTGAAAAAACCAGCATCCTGCTGGCGCTTACCGATAAAGGCGAAGTGGTCTACGGAGGCCGCGAAATCGGAATCGGCGGTGTTCAGCCGCTGGTCAAACGCATGCTTCAGAAAGAAGACGTGCCGGTGATCATCCAGGCGGATTCCGCCTCGCAGTCCGGATTGCTTGTGCGTGTGATCGACGAAGCCAAACTCGCCGGTGCCACCAAGGTGAGCCTTGCATCCCGCAAACCGAAAGGCTGAGTTCGACTGTCGTGAAATTCTCGAAACCAGATACCGTTTTTTCCCGCTTCCGGCACCATCTGTGGACTGCGCTTGGCGCAATTGGATTGACGCTCATTTTCTTTCTCGTGCTGCCGCTGATGCAGACCATCACTCAACCGCGCGACATGGAAGTGGAACTGCAGAGTGTTGATGGAGTGGTGGAACCACCGCCGCCACCGCCACCGGAGCCCGAGCAGGAAAAGAAGCAGGAGGAGGAGCCTCCGCCGCCGGAACTTTCCGAAGAGGCGCCGCCTCTCGATCTGTCCCAGCTTGAGCTCGCGCTCAATCCCGGATTCAGCGAAGGCTGGATGGGCGGCGACTTTGCGGTCCAGCTCAATACTGTGGTTTCGAAGAACCACGATCTCAACTCGGTATTTTCGATGGCAGACCTCGACCAGAAGCCGCGCGTGATTTATCAGCCCGGGCCGACTTTCACCAAACAGGTTCGCCGTAAAGCGCCCGGAACCGTTTACATTATTTTTGTAGTCGATCAGCGTGGCCGCGTTATCAACCCGGCGGTACAGAAAAGCACCGATCCCGTATTTACAAAACCGGCACTGGCCGCCGTGAAACAATGGAAATTTGAGCCCGGAAAACGCAATGGAAAAGCGGTTCGTTTCCGCATGCGTGTTCCGATCACCTTCCCGAAAGGATGAATGAGATGAAAGAATTTGGTTATTTGTTATTGGCTGTTGGCTTTGTGGCGGGATGTTCTTCGCCGCAGGCAACGGTTTCGGTGCAGCCGAAGGCGGGATCTCCGCTGAGTAAATCGGAGCTCGACCTATGGAACAGCGCCGCGTTTAAAAAGAAATTTCAACGGAGCTATATCGCGGAAACCGACATTGAACCGCGCGTGACCACTGTTGAGCGCGATGAGCTGATGGCGGTTCAGAACCTGATCGGCGCTGACAAGATGGACGAGGCTGCAAAGCTGCTGGATAAAAGCCGTGGTGAAGCTGCCAGTGCAACCTGCGATTTCATGCTGGGTAATATCTACTTTCAGCAGGAGCGCTATGAAGAGGCTCTGCCGGCGTATGAAACCGCGGTCGAAAAATATCCGAAGTTCCGCCGTGCATGGCGCAATCTCGGGCTGATCTATGTGCGCAACGGCGATTACGAAAAAGCACTTCCTGCGCTGACGAAAGTGATTGAGCTCGGCGGCGGCGATTCGCTCACCTACGGACTGCTCGGCTTTGCCTATTCATCCGTCGAAAACAGCATGGCCGCAGAATCGGCTTATCGTCAGGCTGTTCTGCTCGACCCAGCTACGATGGACTGGAAGATGGGACTGGCACGCTCGCTTTTTAAGCAGCAGCGTTATCCGGAAGCGGTCGCTCTTTGCAACAGCCTGATTGATTCCGATCCGGACCGCGCCGACCTTTGGCTGCTGCAGGCCAATGCCTACGTCGGCCTCAAACAGCCGCTCAAAGCGGCCGAAAACTACGAGATGGTCGACCAGCTCGGAAAGTCCACCGTGGACAGCCTCAACATGCTGGGCGACATCTACGTCAACGAAGACCTCTATGAAATGGCCGCCAACGCCTACATCCGTGCGATGGACCTGAACCCGGACCGCAACGCCGAACGGCCCATTCGTGCCTGCAAAGTGCTCGTCACCCGCGGTGCGCTGGAAGAAACCAAAACACTGATTCAGCACATCAAGGATCTGCACGATGCGCATCTCGGTCAGGTGGACCAAAAAGATCTCCTGAAGCTTCAGGCCCGCATCGCGGTGGCTGAGGGACAGGCTGACGAGGAAGTTCGCGTGCTTGAAGAAATCGTGGAGCTGGATCCGCTGGATGGAGAAGCGTTAATTCTGCTGGGGCAGCATGCATCGCGGGTCAACGATCCGGACAAAGCCGTGTTCTATTACGAACGGGCCGAAAGCCTCGAAAAATACGAAGCCGACGCCAAAATCCGTCACGCTCAGCTGCTGGTCAGTCAGAGCAAATACACCGAAGCGCTGCCGCTGCTTCGCCGCGCACAGGAAATTAAGCCGCGCGACGACATCCAGAAATACCTGGACCAGATCGAGCGCGTCGCTAAAGCCAGATAGCTTCCAAACATGGGAGACAGGTTGCGCCTGTATTTTGGAAGCTTTCCAATGTTTGGAAAGCTATTTGAGCTTCAGTGCTTTCAGCGCTTCCTGAAAGTCCGCCGGGATCGGTGCGGTAGCGCGCAGCGGTCCGTTTGCCTTTCCGGGAACCGGCAGCACCAATCGGTAGGCATGCAGCATTTGGCGCGGCAGGGTGCGCAGAATATCGGCGAGCCCTTTGGAGCCGGCGTAGCCTTTGTCGCCCAGCACCGGATGGCGCACAGCGGCGAGATGCTTGCGGATCTGGTGCGTGCGGCCGGTTTTGATGCGCAGTTCCAGATAGCTTGCATGGCGGCTGCGGTCCAGAACATTGACCATGGTGGTTGCTGATTCTCCATCAATATCACGGGTGATGGTCTGGAGCTGGTCCGATACCCGTCCGTTGACGATTGCACGGTAGATTTTGACAACTTCCTGATTCTTGAAGATCGGAATCATAGCGGCTTTGGCTTCCGTATTTTTTGCGAAGATCACGCAGCCGGAGGTTTCGCGGTCGAGGCGGTGTACGGCGCACAGCTCCGGATTGCGCAGTTCGCGCTGCAGGCGAACTTCCAGACTTTTTGCGCTGTCATTGGTGACCAGTCCGGCGGGTTTGTTGACCACCAGGATGTCGCCCGCTTTTTTCAAAATATCGATTTTTTTAACGGCAGTTGCTTCGGAGCGAATTACTTCAATCACGTCGCGGGTGGAAAGCTTATGTTTGGCCATCCAGATGCGCTGACTGTTGACCATGACCTGTTTGCCGTCGAGCAGGGCCTTTGCCTGTTTCTTCGAGCAGCGCAGGCGGTCCGCCAGTACTTCCAGCAGGGC of Tichowtungia aerotolerans contains these proteins:
- a CDS encoding tetratricopeptide repeat protein, which gives rise to MKEFGYLLLAVGFVAGCSSPQATVSVQPKAGSPLSKSELDLWNSAAFKKKFQRSYIAETDIEPRVTTVERDELMAVQNLIGADKMDEAAKLLDKSRGEAASATCDFMLGNIYFQQERYEEALPAYETAVEKYPKFRRAWRNLGLIYVRNGDYEKALPALTKVIELGGGDSLTYGLLGFAYSSVENSMAAESAYRQAVLLDPATMDWKMGLARSLFKQQRYPEAVALCNSLIDSDPDRADLWLLQANAYVGLKQPLKAAENYEMVDQLGKSTVDSLNMLGDIYVNEDLYEMAANAYIRAMDLNPDRNAERPIRACKVLVTRGALEETKTLIQHIKDLHDAHLGQVDQKDLLKLQARIAVAEGQADEEVRVLEEIVELDPLDGEALILLGQHASRVNDPDKAVFYYERAESLEKYEADAKIRHAQLLVSQSKYTEALPLLRRAQEIKPRDDIQKYLDQIERVAKAR
- a CDS encoding RluA family pseudouridine synthase; the protein is MIKESFQVKPHEEGNALLEVLADRLRCSKKQAKALLDGKQVMVNSQRIWMAKHKLSTRDVIEVIRSEATAVKKIDILKKAGDILVVNKPAGLVTNDSAKSLEVRLQRELRNPELCAVHRLDRETSGCVIFAKNTEAKAAMIPIFKNQEVVKIYRAIVNGRVSDQLQTITRDIDGESATTMVNVLDRSRHASYLELRIKTGRTHQIRKHLAAVRHPVLGDKGYAGSKGLADILRTLPRQMLHAYRLVLPVPGKANGPLRATAPIPADFQEALKALKLK
- a CDS encoding DUF3450 family protein, with the protein product MRKRKLLIVGCSLFGAALLCNAAETDAGDVDSVRAALEKWVESRKVISQEQREWALGQEMLNERIELVQQEIDSLKEKISDAEKSISEADKKRDGLVEENEELKKASVVLGETIMTLEQTAVKLLGKLPDPIRERVMPLSQRIPEDVKEPKLSLAERFQNIIGVLNEVNKFSREITVTSEVRSLPDGSSAEVTVMYLGIGQAYYASADGTFSGTGTSSSDGWIWAEDNSIAADILQAIAILKNEQIASFVQLPVEVK
- a CDS encoding MotA/TolQ/ExbB proton channel family protein encodes the protein MSNLFQQTVEIWLSGGWAMVALTINALILFGLGVHIHLKLNEKGFLFVPEKTWRRWISHPEERTGPIGKLLDFVTGGESLKQTSTCFESLRSTEIVPFERDLRVMKICVSSAPLLGLLGTVTGMLATFGALASGSGGDKTMGMIADGISEALITTETGLIIALPGLFFQYQLTRGHERYKAFLSHLETVCTQIQYRKQQTKQAA
- a CDS encoding MotA/TolQ/ExbB proton channel family protein encodes the protein MKIRKYFVLLLLLAGALFVQAQEPVKEVGAPLVSNQPVEYAVEAGDTLMGVSRKAYGDSDGWRAIYAANEGRIKAGGGLKEGMVITLPVNSADPDTVSFPDPDPLPSEGTFERADLSVQKKLEASLSELTALREKIVMEKIPLSRSLRDLEDELLAVRRDYQQTTRTLDSRTLDLTNLRSEIKSREQEKSYLANLLSEYIRNFESRLHITELNRYNDVLESAKLAPQNSNLSDLEIYQAQAALVAASLERLEKGLGGDRFAGTAVGPGGLVKEGTFVLVGPAAVFRSNDGEVIGSAEQRLGSLEPTVIAYEDAVDKSAAGKLAANGFGRFPLDPTLGNAHKMESTRQTLWEHISKGGLTMIPILGLAAAALAVALFKWIQLSRMRSPNDEQIGVILQAVSEHDTFTASEVAGSINGPAGDMLESGIEHIQEPRDLVEEVMFEKVLAAKLKLESWLPFVAISASSAPLLGLLGTVTGIINTFKLITVFGSGDVKSLSGGISEALITTEFGLIVAIPSLLLHAFLSRKARGLIDQMEKSAVSLMNQIGKTPYHKTDQAA
- a CDS encoding TonB-dependent receptor encodes the protein MNKFQITWVAVCAVFLMISSAVAQSSGGIRGIVYDEDFESPLAKAEVTVAETGRNVAATEEGNYVISGLEPGPYTLIVSKEGYTRKVFANVVVPAGCMVDQDASLSGEFTDMEEFVVQDLNMGGASEEGLLNLRMEAPALMDAVGSDLMSQAGASDAAQALTLVPGTTIQDGKYAVVRGLPDRYVSSQMNGVRLPSADPDKRAVQLDQFPSAMIESVQVAKTFTPDQQGDASGGAVNIILKGIPEKRVLEFRVGTKYKTNVGDAGDQFLKDKGTSISAWGHDAGSIQPQDINAQWTGALGVSRGDSPSMYDWSVTAGDKFQIGPDLRVGFIGSVFYKKEASYYEGRDDEYWLDRNYNRSTLVPYFSGGGAYMDYRGEVVPNWRSEGNTSLFDIQKGTEELQWGTLGAVGAETENHELTLLYSYNFSAENTAQLDEDTRGKYYYFPDYDPKDPTSPGGADSDWPRPGRDYSQFAPFRRTEGLEYKERIASSLQLRGKHTLPSGDYRLGSVLTIKEPEFDWTVAKSKSIIDTPDRRTLSTYWLVDENGDPSHKVESGEGGIAELQRNWRKVEEVSDQYFYNMKLPFEAWNGDDGFLKVGAFNDQVDRKYDENTYYTTQTLSYDADWDVLWNEHYSSLSLDMEDYPLDVNYDGKQNVSAWYYMAEIPVFSFFKLMGGARFEKTDISTTMRDVDPDAKLYIPKYNYSSVNFAGNEGDANASVKQNDVLPALGFEFTPHEKITVRGSYTETIARMTFKELAPIQQVEEIGDDIFVGNPDLGLSSLKNYDLRFDYNPYPGGLISLSWFYKKIKDPIDYRQQLLAGSILATTADNYSEGQINGYEIEVRQSMGEWWDLLDGLSVGGNLTYIQSELDASGKEIKDLFDAGLADVVAAEYDGTIRDMMGTPEYLYNLNATYTVPKFGTELGLFYTVKGDALKTAGTQDGGYYFPHVYEKEYATLNFSLSQKLWERWKLGFKVKNLLNPEVQDVYRSKYTGQDMVKNSYKKGVEFSISLGCEF
- a CDS encoding energy transducer TonB, producing the protein MKFSKPDTVFSRFRHHLWTALGAIGLTLIFFLVLPLMQTITQPRDMEVELQSVDGVVEPPPPPPPEPEQEKKQEEEPPPPELSEEAPPLDLSQLELALNPGFSEGWMGGDFAVQLNTVVSKNHDLNSVFSMADLDQKPRVIYQPGPTFTKQVRRKAPGTVYIIFVVDQRGRVINPAVQKSTDPVFTKPALAAVKQWKFEPGKRNGKAVRFRMRVPITFPKG
- a CDS encoding ExbD/TolR family protein, with the protein product MGRFRNLGNSEGEAPAVDMGPLMDCVFILLIFFIVTTTFVEETGVEVDKPQAASAVQLEKTSILLALTDKGEVVYGGREIGIGGVQPLVKRMLQKEDVPVIIQADSASQSGLLVRVIDEAKLAGATKVSLASRKPKG